The proteins below are encoded in one region of Labilibaculum sp. DW002:
- a CDS encoding aspartate kinase produces MIIYKFGGASVKNATAIKNICQIIGKVKRPLTVVISAIGTTTNLLEELVDAYFSGDTKTLELFDLLKRNHTSVIEDLFEEIPTSLNSEINALFIELKTKISKPSSDQFNFEYDQVIGFGELLSTKIVSAYLNSIEQSNKWIDVRTCLDSDDNYVDANILWDSSKEKANAVFSDNPTALYITQGFIARDPEGNTTSLGREGSDYTAAILAHLLGADKMIIWKDVLGILNADPDYFEETTKIDLIPYHEAIELSYYGARVIHPKTIKPLQAKKIPLWVKSFIDPSQKGTLITKGDQPQPLLPNYIVKKRQMLVTLKPLNFSFIGEKDLVFIFTLVTKYRIKLNFTQNTAVSFAFCANSSARDMQSLVEELEQKYDVELSDDLELITVRHYTPATIEEIQLKHHVLVEQKNSNTAIYLTVAN; encoded by the coding sequence ATGATCATATACAAATTTGGTGGCGCATCGGTAAAAAATGCGACTGCTATCAAAAATATTTGCCAAATTATTGGCAAAGTCAAGCGTCCACTCACTGTCGTGATTTCGGCGATTGGTACAACCACCAATTTGCTGGAAGAACTTGTAGATGCTTATTTTTCTGGAGATACAAAGACCTTGGAACTTTTTGATTTACTGAAGAGAAACCACACTTCAGTAATCGAAGATTTATTCGAAGAAATTCCTACGAGTCTAAATTCGGAAATTAACGCTCTTTTCATTGAGCTAAAAACCAAAATTTCGAAACCATCATCTGATCAATTCAATTTTGAATACGATCAGGTGATTGGTTTTGGAGAGCTTTTATCAACAAAAATTGTATCTGCTTACTTAAATTCAATAGAGCAAAGCAACAAATGGATTGATGTCAGAACCTGTTTGGATTCAGATGATAATTATGTAGATGCCAATATTCTATGGGATTCTTCCAAGGAAAAGGCAAATGCTGTATTTTCTGATAATCCGACTGCATTGTACATTACGCAAGGGTTTATTGCCAGAGATCCAGAAGGAAATACAACTTCTTTAGGAAGAGAAGGATCTGATTATACCGCAGCCATTTTGGCTCACTTGCTTGGCGCTGATAAAATGATCATATGGAAAGATGTGTTGGGAATATTAAATGCAGATCCTGATTATTTTGAAGAAACTACTAAGATTGATTTGATTCCATACCATGAGGCAATAGAGTTGTCGTACTATGGAGCAAGAGTAATTCATCCGAAAACCATAAAGCCTTTGCAGGCTAAAAAAATTCCTTTGTGGGTAAAATCTTTTATCGATCCATCGCAAAAAGGAACATTAATTACCAAGGGAGATCAGCCGCAACCATTGTTGCCAAATTACATTGTAAAGAAAAGGCAGATGTTAGTGACTTTAAAACCTTTAAATTTTTCATTTATTGGTGAGAAAGACTTGGTTTTTATCTTCACCTTGGTGACAAAATATAGAATAAAGCTTAATTTTACTCAGAACACTGCAGTTAGCTTTGCTTTTTGTGCAAACAGTTCGGCAAGAGACATGCAGAGTTTAGTGGAAGAATTAGAGCAAAAATACGATGTTGAATTGAGTGATGATTTAGAATTAATCACTGTTCGACATTACACACCAGCTACAATTGAAGAAATACAACTAAAACATCACGTTTTGGTTGAACAAAAAAATAGTAATACCGCAATCTATCTAACAGTCGCAAATTAA